The Megasphaera elsdenii DSM 20460 genome includes the window TTGCCGATGTCTGTCCCCGTTCCGGTGATGAATAATCCTTTACTCATAGTAAACGAACTCCTTTCTAAGCGGCTATGGTCCGTTGGACACGACGGGCCAGGAAAGCGGCGACGATACACAAGAAGATGTCGCCAGGGATGGGCAGGACGAAGCAGTAGACGAAGAGCGTCCACAAACTGATCGGCGTGCCCAGGTACACGTTGTTGATCAAGGCCAAATAGACCATGCCGCAGGCGTAAACGATGACGAGGCCGGCGAAATCAGCGGCCAGCAACCGGCGAAGGGACGGGACCGGAACTTGGTGGGCAATATATCCCGTCAGGCCGGCGCCGCCGATGAAGCCGAGGAGATACCCGAAAGTCGGCTGGAAGATGTATGACGGGCCGCCGCCAGAGGTGAAGACCGGCAGGCCGATCAGGCCCAAGAAGACGTAGACCGCGACGGATGCGGCGCCGCGGCGGCTTCCCAGCAGCAGACCGGCTAGCGTCGTGAACAATAACTGCAGCGTGAAGGGACAGAAGGGAACGGGGATGCGGATGAAAGCCCCGATGGCGATGAGCGCTGTGAACAGGG containing:
- a CDS encoding biotin transporter BioY: MVSSALSSHRWDTRDLVLFALFTALIAIGAFIRIPVPFCPFTLQLLFTTLAGLLLGSRRGAASVAVYVFLGLIGLPVFTSGGGPSYIFQPTFGYLLGFIGGAGLTGYIAHQVPVPSLRRLLAADFAGLVIVYACGMVYLALINNVYLGTPISLWTLFVYCFVLPIPGDIFLCIVAAFLARRVQRTIAA